Proteins co-encoded in one Hyla sarda isolate aHylSar1 chromosome 4, aHylSar1.hap1, whole genome shotgun sequence genomic window:
- the TMPO gene encoding thymopoietin isoform X2: MAEYAEDPSLLTKEKLKNELIANNIVLPSGQHPKDVYVQLYRQHLSSRNRATPEFSSDEERESTPVRGRGRPPGRKATKKTDKPTVEGKNDQDITSLSNDALKEELLKYGVKPGPILGSTRKVYEQRLLKLKEQQDVVSIAPPVAELSTADNKQNGNTDSTQYSDNDEPRTDLAFEPREPLRSKPKAQVASRSKRLEQNEIVEDAEVLSELNVKRSNRRPPKDVLPEIEELTNISADADSESQKMLESEKGGRLQAVFKETTKVTRRTPRKRVVTAEPIDDADNSEAAPIPETVLPSSNQPLANAGFSQFESRQVDYQVTENFKHANALRSVSEFTDLSRRTPKKQLISEKVFDVQNVGHTDPSDVLNTAVIEIIEKTFTEEKREERDILKQMFPYETTTPTGISASCRRPIKGASGRPFNLKDYKDYKLEESYSSKYLSKYQPVIEEKTSTKGKSGRSIPIWIKFIILLILVVLGFLVYQAMESNAANPFAKWLQGNQNLNKEEN, encoded by the exons ATGGCCGAGTATGCAGAAGACCCCTCACTCCTCACCAAAGAGAAGCTGAAGAACGAACTCATCGCGAATAACATCGTCCTGCCGAGCGGGCAGCACCCCAAGGATGTGTACGTGCAGCTGTACCGCCAGCACCTCAGTTCCCGCAACCGCGCCACCCCCGAATTCTCCAGCGACGAAGAGAGGGAGTCCACCCCGGTGCGGGGCAGAGGACGGCCGCCGGGACGG aaaGCGACAAAGAAGACAGATAAACCAACTGTAGAAGGAAAGAATGATCAAGACATAACTTCTCTCAGTAATGATGCTCTCAAGGAAGAACTGCTAAAATATGGAGTAAAACCGGGTCCTATATTAG GCAGTACAAGGAAAGTTTATGAGCAAAGGCTTTTAAAGCTGAAGGAGCAGCAAGATGTGGTGTCTATTGCACCTCCTGTAGCAGAGTTGTCAActgcagataacaaacaaaatggAAACACAGATTCTACACAGTACAGTGACAATGACG AGCCCAGGACAGATCTGGCATTTGAGCCTAGAGAGCCGCTGAGGAGTAAACCAAAGGCCCAGGTAGCATCACGGTCCAAAAGGCTGGAGCAAAATGAG atAGTCGAAGATGCTGAAGTCCTGTCAGAGTTAAATGTCAAACGAAGTAATAGGCGGCCTCCGAAGGATGTTTTGCCTGAGATTGAGGAGTTAACT AACATTTCTGCTGATGCTGATTCTGAGTCTCAAAAGATGTTGGAGTCTGAGAAAGGTGGCCGTCTTCAAGCTGTTTTTAAAGAGACAACAAAAGTAACAAGAAGAACACCACGGAAGAGG GTGGTAACTGCAGAACCTATTGATGATGCAGATAACTCTGAGGCTGCGCCTATTCCCGAAACTGTTTTGCCTTCAAGCAACCAACCTCTA GCTAATGCAGGATTCTCTCAGTTTGAGTCCCGTCAGGTTGATTATCAGGTGACTGAAAATTTCAAGCATGCAAACGCTTTGCGATCAGTCAGTGAGTTCACAGATTTGTCAAGAAGGACCCCAAAGAAACAGCTGATCAGTGAAAAA gTCTTTGATGTTCAAAATGTTGGTCATACAGATCCAAGTGATGTTCTGAACACTGCAGTAATTGAG ATAATAGAAAAAACATTTACAGAAGAAAAGCGAGAAGAAAGAGATATTTTGAAGCAAATGTTTCCATatgaaactacaacacccacaggGATAAG TGCAAGTTGTCGTAGACCGATAAAAGGAGCTTCAGGTCGACCTTTTAATCTCAAAGATTACAAAGATTACAAATTAGAGGAAAGTTATTCTTCTAAATATCTCTCAAAGTACCAACCAGTAATTGAAGAGAAGACTTCTACAAAAGGGAAAAGTGGACGATCCATCCCCATTTGGATAAAGTTCATTATTCTTCTTATTTTGGTTGTGCTTGGATTCTTGGTTTACCAAGCTATGGAATCCAATGCAGCAAACCCTTTTGCAAAGTGGCTCCAGGGAAACCAAAATTTAAACAAAGAGGAAAACTGA
- the TMPO gene encoding thymopoietin isoform X1 yields MAEYAEDPSLLTKEKLKNELIANNIVLPSGQHPKDVYVQLYRQHLSSRNRATPEFSSDEERESTPVRGRGRPPGRKATKKTDKPTVEGKNDQDITSLSNDALKEELLKYGVKPGPILGSTRKVYEQRLLKLKEQQDVVSIAPPVAELSTADNKQNGNTDSTQYSDNDEPRTDLAFEPREPLRSKPKAQVASRSKRLEQNEIVEDAEVLSELNVKRSNRRPPKDVLPEIEELTNISADADSESQKMLESEKGGRLQAVFKETTKVTRRTPRKRVVTAEPIDDADNSEAAPIPETVLPSSNQPLANAGFSQFESRQVDYQVTENFKHANALRSVSEFTDLSRRTPKKQLISEKVFDVQNVGHTDPSDVLNTAVIEDTGNISDHRLETPNKTRQLKITKFVTPIKKQIIEKTFTEEKREERDILKQMFPYETTTPTGISASCRRPIKGASGRPFNLKDYKDYKLEESYSSKYLSKYQPVIEEKTSTKGKSGRSIPIWIKFIILLILVVLGFLVYQAMESNAANPFAKWLQGNQNLNKEEN; encoded by the exons ATGGCCGAGTATGCAGAAGACCCCTCACTCCTCACCAAAGAGAAGCTGAAGAACGAACTCATCGCGAATAACATCGTCCTGCCGAGCGGGCAGCACCCCAAGGATGTGTACGTGCAGCTGTACCGCCAGCACCTCAGTTCCCGCAACCGCGCCACCCCCGAATTCTCCAGCGACGAAGAGAGGGAGTCCACCCCGGTGCGGGGCAGAGGACGGCCGCCGGGACGG aaaGCGACAAAGAAGACAGATAAACCAACTGTAGAAGGAAAGAATGATCAAGACATAACTTCTCTCAGTAATGATGCTCTCAAGGAAGAACTGCTAAAATATGGAGTAAAACCGGGTCCTATATTAG GCAGTACAAGGAAAGTTTATGAGCAAAGGCTTTTAAAGCTGAAGGAGCAGCAAGATGTGGTGTCTATTGCACCTCCTGTAGCAGAGTTGTCAActgcagataacaaacaaaatggAAACACAGATTCTACACAGTACAGTGACAATGACG AGCCCAGGACAGATCTGGCATTTGAGCCTAGAGAGCCGCTGAGGAGTAAACCAAAGGCCCAGGTAGCATCACGGTCCAAAAGGCTGGAGCAAAATGAG atAGTCGAAGATGCTGAAGTCCTGTCAGAGTTAAATGTCAAACGAAGTAATAGGCGGCCTCCGAAGGATGTTTTGCCTGAGATTGAGGAGTTAACT AACATTTCTGCTGATGCTGATTCTGAGTCTCAAAAGATGTTGGAGTCTGAGAAAGGTGGCCGTCTTCAAGCTGTTTTTAAAGAGACAACAAAAGTAACAAGAAGAACACCACGGAAGAGG GTGGTAACTGCAGAACCTATTGATGATGCAGATAACTCTGAGGCTGCGCCTATTCCCGAAACTGTTTTGCCTTCAAGCAACCAACCTCTA GCTAATGCAGGATTCTCTCAGTTTGAGTCCCGTCAGGTTGATTATCAGGTGACTGAAAATTTCAAGCATGCAAACGCTTTGCGATCAGTCAGTGAGTTCACAGATTTGTCAAGAAGGACCCCAAAGAAACAGCTGATCAGTGAAAAA gTCTTTGATGTTCAAAATGTTGGTCATACAGATCCAAGTGATGTTCTGAACACTGCAGTAATTGAG GATACAGGAAACATCAGTGACCATCGTCTGGAGACTCCAAACAAGACAAGACAGTTGAAAATAACAAAGTTTGTTACCCCCATTAAAAAGCAG ATAATAGAAAAAACATTTACAGAAGAAAAGCGAGAAGAAAGAGATATTTTGAAGCAAATGTTTCCATatgaaactacaacacccacaggGATAAG TGCAAGTTGTCGTAGACCGATAAAAGGAGCTTCAGGTCGACCTTTTAATCTCAAAGATTACAAAGATTACAAATTAGAGGAAAGTTATTCTTCTAAATATCTCTCAAAGTACCAACCAGTAATTGAAGAGAAGACTTCTACAAAAGGGAAAAGTGGACGATCCATCCCCATTTGGATAAAGTTCATTATTCTTCTTATTTTGGTTGTGCTTGGATTCTTGGTTTACCAAGCTATGGAATCCAATGCAGCAAACCCTTTTGCAAAGTGGCTCCAGGGAAACCAAAATTTAAACAAAGAGGAAAACTGA
- the TMPO gene encoding thymopoietin isoform X3, whose amino-acid sequence MAEYAEDPSLLTKEKLKNELIANNIVLPSGQHPKDVYVQLYRQHLSSRNRATPEFSSDEERESTPVRGRGRPPGRKATKKTDKPTVEGKNDQDITSLSNDALKEELLKYGVKPGPILGSTRKVYEQRLLKLKEQQDVVSIAPPVAELSTADNKQNGNTDSTQYSDNDEPRTDLAFEPREPLRSKPKAQVASRSKRLEQNENISADADSESQKMLESEKGGRLQAVFKETTKVTRRTPRKRVVTAEPIDDADNSEAAPIPETVLPSSNQPLANAGFSQFESRQVDYQVTENFKHANALRSVSEFTDLSRRTPKKQLISEKVFDVQNVGHTDPSDVLNTAVIEDTGNISDHRLETPNKTRQLKITKFVTPIKKQIIEKTFTEEKREERDILKQMFPYETTTPTGISASCRRPIKGASGRPFNLKDYKDYKLEESYSSKYLSKYQPVIEEKTSTKGKSGRSIPIWIKFIILLILVVLGFLVYQAMESNAANPFAKWLQGNQNLNKEEN is encoded by the exons ATGGCCGAGTATGCAGAAGACCCCTCACTCCTCACCAAAGAGAAGCTGAAGAACGAACTCATCGCGAATAACATCGTCCTGCCGAGCGGGCAGCACCCCAAGGATGTGTACGTGCAGCTGTACCGCCAGCACCTCAGTTCCCGCAACCGCGCCACCCCCGAATTCTCCAGCGACGAAGAGAGGGAGTCCACCCCGGTGCGGGGCAGAGGACGGCCGCCGGGACGG aaaGCGACAAAGAAGACAGATAAACCAACTGTAGAAGGAAAGAATGATCAAGACATAACTTCTCTCAGTAATGATGCTCTCAAGGAAGAACTGCTAAAATATGGAGTAAAACCGGGTCCTATATTAG GCAGTACAAGGAAAGTTTATGAGCAAAGGCTTTTAAAGCTGAAGGAGCAGCAAGATGTGGTGTCTATTGCACCTCCTGTAGCAGAGTTGTCAActgcagataacaaacaaaatggAAACACAGATTCTACACAGTACAGTGACAATGACG AGCCCAGGACAGATCTGGCATTTGAGCCTAGAGAGCCGCTGAGGAGTAAACCAAAGGCCCAGGTAGCATCACGGTCCAAAAGGCTGGAGCAAAATGAG AACATTTCTGCTGATGCTGATTCTGAGTCTCAAAAGATGTTGGAGTCTGAGAAAGGTGGCCGTCTTCAAGCTGTTTTTAAAGAGACAACAAAAGTAACAAGAAGAACACCACGGAAGAGG GTGGTAACTGCAGAACCTATTGATGATGCAGATAACTCTGAGGCTGCGCCTATTCCCGAAACTGTTTTGCCTTCAAGCAACCAACCTCTA GCTAATGCAGGATTCTCTCAGTTTGAGTCCCGTCAGGTTGATTATCAGGTGACTGAAAATTTCAAGCATGCAAACGCTTTGCGATCAGTCAGTGAGTTCACAGATTTGTCAAGAAGGACCCCAAAGAAACAGCTGATCAGTGAAAAA gTCTTTGATGTTCAAAATGTTGGTCATACAGATCCAAGTGATGTTCTGAACACTGCAGTAATTGAG GATACAGGAAACATCAGTGACCATCGTCTGGAGACTCCAAACAAGACAAGACAGTTGAAAATAACAAAGTTTGTTACCCCCATTAAAAAGCAG ATAATAGAAAAAACATTTACAGAAGAAAAGCGAGAAGAAAGAGATATTTTGAAGCAAATGTTTCCATatgaaactacaacacccacaggGATAAG TGCAAGTTGTCGTAGACCGATAAAAGGAGCTTCAGGTCGACCTTTTAATCTCAAAGATTACAAAGATTACAAATTAGAGGAAAGTTATTCTTCTAAATATCTCTCAAAGTACCAACCAGTAATTGAAGAGAAGACTTCTACAAAAGGGAAAAGTGGACGATCCATCCCCATTTGGATAAAGTTCATTATTCTTCTTATTTTGGTTGTGCTTGGATTCTTGGTTTACCAAGCTATGGAATCCAATGCAGCAAACCCTTTTGCAAAGTGGCTCCAGGGAAACCAAAATTTAAACAAAGAGGAAAACTGA
- the TMPO gene encoding thymopoietin isoform X6, translated as MAEYAEDPSLLTKEKLKNELIANNIVLPSGQHPKDVYVQLYRQHLSSRNRATPEFSSDEERESTPVRGRGRPPGRKATKKTDKPTVEGKNDQDITSLSNDALKEELLKYGVKPGPILGSTRKVYEQRLLKLKEQQDVVSIAPPVAELSTADNKQNGNTDSTQYSDNDEPRTDLAFEPREPLRSKPKAQVASRSKRLEQNENISADADSESQKMLESEKGGRLQAVFKETTKVTRRTPRKRVVTAEPIDDADNSEAAPIPETVLPSSNQPLANAGFSQFESRQVDYQVTENFKHANALRSVSEFTDLSRRTPKKQLISEKIIEKTFTEEKREERDILKQMFPYETTTPTGISASCRRPIKGASGRPFNLKDYKDYKLEESYSSKYLSKYQPVIEEKTSTKGKSGRSIPIWIKFIILLILVVLGFLVYQAMESNAANPFAKWLQGNQNLNKEEN; from the exons ATGGCCGAGTATGCAGAAGACCCCTCACTCCTCACCAAAGAGAAGCTGAAGAACGAACTCATCGCGAATAACATCGTCCTGCCGAGCGGGCAGCACCCCAAGGATGTGTACGTGCAGCTGTACCGCCAGCACCTCAGTTCCCGCAACCGCGCCACCCCCGAATTCTCCAGCGACGAAGAGAGGGAGTCCACCCCGGTGCGGGGCAGAGGACGGCCGCCGGGACGG aaaGCGACAAAGAAGACAGATAAACCAACTGTAGAAGGAAAGAATGATCAAGACATAACTTCTCTCAGTAATGATGCTCTCAAGGAAGAACTGCTAAAATATGGAGTAAAACCGGGTCCTATATTAG GCAGTACAAGGAAAGTTTATGAGCAAAGGCTTTTAAAGCTGAAGGAGCAGCAAGATGTGGTGTCTATTGCACCTCCTGTAGCAGAGTTGTCAActgcagataacaaacaaaatggAAACACAGATTCTACACAGTACAGTGACAATGACG AGCCCAGGACAGATCTGGCATTTGAGCCTAGAGAGCCGCTGAGGAGTAAACCAAAGGCCCAGGTAGCATCACGGTCCAAAAGGCTGGAGCAAAATGAG AACATTTCTGCTGATGCTGATTCTGAGTCTCAAAAGATGTTGGAGTCTGAGAAAGGTGGCCGTCTTCAAGCTGTTTTTAAAGAGACAACAAAAGTAACAAGAAGAACACCACGGAAGAGG GTGGTAACTGCAGAACCTATTGATGATGCAGATAACTCTGAGGCTGCGCCTATTCCCGAAACTGTTTTGCCTTCAAGCAACCAACCTCTA GCTAATGCAGGATTCTCTCAGTTTGAGTCCCGTCAGGTTGATTATCAGGTGACTGAAAATTTCAAGCATGCAAACGCTTTGCGATCAGTCAGTGAGTTCACAGATTTGTCAAGAAGGACCCCAAAGAAACAGCTGATCAGTGAAAAA ATAATAGAAAAAACATTTACAGAAGAAAAGCGAGAAGAAAGAGATATTTTGAAGCAAATGTTTCCATatgaaactacaacacccacaggGATAAG TGCAAGTTGTCGTAGACCGATAAAAGGAGCTTCAGGTCGACCTTTTAATCTCAAAGATTACAAAGATTACAAATTAGAGGAAAGTTATTCTTCTAAATATCTCTCAAAGTACCAACCAGTAATTGAAGAGAAGACTTCTACAAAAGGGAAAAGTGGACGATCCATCCCCATTTGGATAAAGTTCATTATTCTTCTTATTTTGGTTGTGCTTGGATTCTTGGTTTACCAAGCTATGGAATCCAATGCAGCAAACCCTTTTGCAAAGTGGCTCCAGGGAAACCAAAATTTAAACAAAGAGGAAAACTGA
- the TMPO gene encoding thymopoietin isoform X5, with protein sequence MAEYAEDPSLLTKEKLKNELIANNIVLPSGQHPKDVYVQLYRQHLSSRNRATPEFSSDEERESTPVRGRGRPPGRKATKKTDKPTVEGKNDQDITSLSNDALKEELLKYGVKPGPILGSTRKVYEQRLLKLKEQQDVVSIAPPVAELSTADNKQNGNTDSTQYSDNDEPRTDLAFEPREPLRSKPKAQVASRSKRLEQNENISADADSESQKMLESEKGGRLQAVFKETTKVTRRTPRKRVVTAEPIDDADNSEAAPIPETVLPSSNQPLANAGFSQFESRQVDYQVTENFKHANALRSVSEFTDLSRRTPKKQLISEKVFDVQNVGHTDPSDVLNTAVIEIIEKTFTEEKREERDILKQMFPYETTTPTGISASCRRPIKGASGRPFNLKDYKDYKLEESYSSKYLSKYQPVIEEKTSTKGKSGRSIPIWIKFIILLILVVLGFLVYQAMESNAANPFAKWLQGNQNLNKEEN encoded by the exons ATGGCCGAGTATGCAGAAGACCCCTCACTCCTCACCAAAGAGAAGCTGAAGAACGAACTCATCGCGAATAACATCGTCCTGCCGAGCGGGCAGCACCCCAAGGATGTGTACGTGCAGCTGTACCGCCAGCACCTCAGTTCCCGCAACCGCGCCACCCCCGAATTCTCCAGCGACGAAGAGAGGGAGTCCACCCCGGTGCGGGGCAGAGGACGGCCGCCGGGACGG aaaGCGACAAAGAAGACAGATAAACCAACTGTAGAAGGAAAGAATGATCAAGACATAACTTCTCTCAGTAATGATGCTCTCAAGGAAGAACTGCTAAAATATGGAGTAAAACCGGGTCCTATATTAG GCAGTACAAGGAAAGTTTATGAGCAAAGGCTTTTAAAGCTGAAGGAGCAGCAAGATGTGGTGTCTATTGCACCTCCTGTAGCAGAGTTGTCAActgcagataacaaacaaaatggAAACACAGATTCTACACAGTACAGTGACAATGACG AGCCCAGGACAGATCTGGCATTTGAGCCTAGAGAGCCGCTGAGGAGTAAACCAAAGGCCCAGGTAGCATCACGGTCCAAAAGGCTGGAGCAAAATGAG AACATTTCTGCTGATGCTGATTCTGAGTCTCAAAAGATGTTGGAGTCTGAGAAAGGTGGCCGTCTTCAAGCTGTTTTTAAAGAGACAACAAAAGTAACAAGAAGAACACCACGGAAGAGG GTGGTAACTGCAGAACCTATTGATGATGCAGATAACTCTGAGGCTGCGCCTATTCCCGAAACTGTTTTGCCTTCAAGCAACCAACCTCTA GCTAATGCAGGATTCTCTCAGTTTGAGTCCCGTCAGGTTGATTATCAGGTGACTGAAAATTTCAAGCATGCAAACGCTTTGCGATCAGTCAGTGAGTTCACAGATTTGTCAAGAAGGACCCCAAAGAAACAGCTGATCAGTGAAAAA gTCTTTGATGTTCAAAATGTTGGTCATACAGATCCAAGTGATGTTCTGAACACTGCAGTAATTGAG ATAATAGAAAAAACATTTACAGAAGAAAAGCGAGAAGAAAGAGATATTTTGAAGCAAATGTTTCCATatgaaactacaacacccacaggGATAAG TGCAAGTTGTCGTAGACCGATAAAAGGAGCTTCAGGTCGACCTTTTAATCTCAAAGATTACAAAGATTACAAATTAGAGGAAAGTTATTCTTCTAAATATCTCTCAAAGTACCAACCAGTAATTGAAGAGAAGACTTCTACAAAAGGGAAAAGTGGACGATCCATCCCCATTTGGATAAAGTTCATTATTCTTCTTATTTTGGTTGTGCTTGGATTCTTGGTTTACCAAGCTATGGAATCCAATGCAGCAAACCCTTTTGCAAAGTGGCTCCAGGGAAACCAAAATTTAAACAAAGAGGAAAACTGA
- the TMPO gene encoding thymopoietin isoform X4, with protein sequence MAEYAEDPSLLTKEKLKNELIANNIVLPSGQHPKDVYVQLYRQHLSSRNRATPEFSSDEERESTPVRGRGRPPGRKATKKTDKPTVEGKNDQDITSLSNDALKEELLKYGVKPGPILGSTRKVYEQRLLKLKEQQDVVSIAPPVAELSTADNKQNGNTDSTQYSDNDEPRTDLAFEPREPLRSKPKAQVASRSKRLEQNEIVEDAEVLSELNVKRSNRRPPKDVLPEIEELTNISADADSESQKMLESEKGGRLQAVFKETTKVTRRTPRKRVVTAEPIDDADNSEAAPIPETVLPSSNQPLANAGFSQFESRQVDYQVTENFKHANALRSVSEFTDLSRRTPKKQLISEKIIEKTFTEEKREERDILKQMFPYETTTPTGISASCRRPIKGASGRPFNLKDYKDYKLEESYSSKYLSKYQPVIEEKTSTKGKSGRSIPIWIKFIILLILVVLGFLVYQAMESNAANPFAKWLQGNQNLNKEEN encoded by the exons ATGGCCGAGTATGCAGAAGACCCCTCACTCCTCACCAAAGAGAAGCTGAAGAACGAACTCATCGCGAATAACATCGTCCTGCCGAGCGGGCAGCACCCCAAGGATGTGTACGTGCAGCTGTACCGCCAGCACCTCAGTTCCCGCAACCGCGCCACCCCCGAATTCTCCAGCGACGAAGAGAGGGAGTCCACCCCGGTGCGGGGCAGAGGACGGCCGCCGGGACGG aaaGCGACAAAGAAGACAGATAAACCAACTGTAGAAGGAAAGAATGATCAAGACATAACTTCTCTCAGTAATGATGCTCTCAAGGAAGAACTGCTAAAATATGGAGTAAAACCGGGTCCTATATTAG GCAGTACAAGGAAAGTTTATGAGCAAAGGCTTTTAAAGCTGAAGGAGCAGCAAGATGTGGTGTCTATTGCACCTCCTGTAGCAGAGTTGTCAActgcagataacaaacaaaatggAAACACAGATTCTACACAGTACAGTGACAATGACG AGCCCAGGACAGATCTGGCATTTGAGCCTAGAGAGCCGCTGAGGAGTAAACCAAAGGCCCAGGTAGCATCACGGTCCAAAAGGCTGGAGCAAAATGAG atAGTCGAAGATGCTGAAGTCCTGTCAGAGTTAAATGTCAAACGAAGTAATAGGCGGCCTCCGAAGGATGTTTTGCCTGAGATTGAGGAGTTAACT AACATTTCTGCTGATGCTGATTCTGAGTCTCAAAAGATGTTGGAGTCTGAGAAAGGTGGCCGTCTTCAAGCTGTTTTTAAAGAGACAACAAAAGTAACAAGAAGAACACCACGGAAGAGG GTGGTAACTGCAGAACCTATTGATGATGCAGATAACTCTGAGGCTGCGCCTATTCCCGAAACTGTTTTGCCTTCAAGCAACCAACCTCTA GCTAATGCAGGATTCTCTCAGTTTGAGTCCCGTCAGGTTGATTATCAGGTGACTGAAAATTTCAAGCATGCAAACGCTTTGCGATCAGTCAGTGAGTTCACAGATTTGTCAAGAAGGACCCCAAAGAAACAGCTGATCAGTGAAAAA ATAATAGAAAAAACATTTACAGAAGAAAAGCGAGAAGAAAGAGATATTTTGAAGCAAATGTTTCCATatgaaactacaacacccacaggGATAAG TGCAAGTTGTCGTAGACCGATAAAAGGAGCTTCAGGTCGACCTTTTAATCTCAAAGATTACAAAGATTACAAATTAGAGGAAAGTTATTCTTCTAAATATCTCTCAAAGTACCAACCAGTAATTGAAGAGAAGACTTCTACAAAAGGGAAAAGTGGACGATCCATCCCCATTTGGATAAAGTTCATTATTCTTCTTATTTTGGTTGTGCTTGGATTCTTGGTTTACCAAGCTATGGAATCCAATGCAGCAAACCCTTTTGCAAAGTGGCTCCAGGGAAACCAAAATTTAAACAAAGAGGAAAACTGA
- the TMPO gene encoding thymopoietin isoform X7 encodes MAEYAEDPSLLTKEKLKNELIANNIVLPSGQHPKDVYVQLYRQHLSSRNRATPEFSSDEERESTPVRGRGRPPGRKATKKTDKPTVEGKNDQDITSLSNDALKEELLKYGVKPGPILGSTRKVYEQRLLKLKEQQDVVSIAPPVAELSTADNKQNGNTDSTQYSDNDEPRTDLAFEPREPLRSKPKAQVASRSKRLEQNEIIEKTFTEEKREERDILKQMFPYETTTPTGISASCRRPIKGASGRPFNLKDYKDYKLEESYSSKYLSKYQPVIEEKTSTKGKSGRSIPIWIKFIILLILVVLGFLVYQAMESNAANPFAKWLQGNQNLNKEEN; translated from the exons ATGGCCGAGTATGCAGAAGACCCCTCACTCCTCACCAAAGAGAAGCTGAAGAACGAACTCATCGCGAATAACATCGTCCTGCCGAGCGGGCAGCACCCCAAGGATGTGTACGTGCAGCTGTACCGCCAGCACCTCAGTTCCCGCAACCGCGCCACCCCCGAATTCTCCAGCGACGAAGAGAGGGAGTCCACCCCGGTGCGGGGCAGAGGACGGCCGCCGGGACGG aaaGCGACAAAGAAGACAGATAAACCAACTGTAGAAGGAAAGAATGATCAAGACATAACTTCTCTCAGTAATGATGCTCTCAAGGAAGAACTGCTAAAATATGGAGTAAAACCGGGTCCTATATTAG GCAGTACAAGGAAAGTTTATGAGCAAAGGCTTTTAAAGCTGAAGGAGCAGCAAGATGTGGTGTCTATTGCACCTCCTGTAGCAGAGTTGTCAActgcagataacaaacaaaatggAAACACAGATTCTACACAGTACAGTGACAATGACG AGCCCAGGACAGATCTGGCATTTGAGCCTAGAGAGCCGCTGAGGAGTAAACCAAAGGCCCAGGTAGCATCACGGTCCAAAAGGCTGGAGCAAAATGAG ATAATAGAAAAAACATTTACAGAAGAAAAGCGAGAAGAAAGAGATATTTTGAAGCAAATGTTTCCATatgaaactacaacacccacaggGATAAG TGCAAGTTGTCGTAGACCGATAAAAGGAGCTTCAGGTCGACCTTTTAATCTCAAAGATTACAAAGATTACAAATTAGAGGAAAGTTATTCTTCTAAATATCTCTCAAAGTACCAACCAGTAATTGAAGAGAAGACTTCTACAAAAGGGAAAAGTGGACGATCCATCCCCATTTGGATAAAGTTCATTATTCTTCTTATTTTGGTTGTGCTTGGATTCTTGGTTTACCAAGCTATGGAATCCAATGCAGCAAACCCTTTTGCAAAGTGGCTCCAGGGAAACCAAAATTTAAACAAAGAGGAAAACTGA